The nucleotide sequence CTTTGGACGACGTATGGCATCAGTTTCGTGACCCTGCCGCTGCTGGTGTTGTTGCAGCGACCGCTGTTTTTGATGCTGTTCGAACCGTCGGTGGCGCGGACCCAGGGGGTACCGGTCGCGTTCCTGAATTACCTGCTCGTGACGCTGTTGGTGCTGGCCATGATTTCGTCCCTGCAGGCCGTGGGCGTGATCCTGGCTCTGGGGCTTTTGGTGGCCCCGGCCGCCACGGTGTATTTGTTCAGCGATTCCTGTGCCGCGTTGTTTTGGGGCGGCGGACTCGTGGGGCTTTTCGGGTCCTGCACCGGTCTGCTGGTCTCGTATTGGCTGAACCTGCCCGCCGGAGCCTGCATTGTTTTGCTGCTGGGTTTGATGTTTTTTGCGGCTTACCTGTTCAGCCCCAAGTACGGTGTGCTGCACCGTTTTATACATGGGCGCCATCTGCATGGAGAATCCCTGGCGCGATGGCAGGATTCGCAGGGCCATCACCATTGACGGAACGGGCAAGCGTGCTTGATTGGTTTTGGAAGAAAGGCAGGTTTGCGTGCCGTGGTTTGAATTCAGCCTGAATGATTTTTCGATCTCGTTCCTGAGCATTTTGCTCGAAGGCGTGCCGTTCATGTTTATCGGCACGTTGTTGAGCGGGTTGGTGGACAGCTTTGTCTCCGCCGACAGCCTGCAAAAACATCT is from Candidatus Methylacidiphilales bacterium and encodes:
- a CDS encoding metal ABC transporter permease, whose amino-acid sequence is MNWLFEPFQHEFMQRALLGCALVGFTNGFLSAFIVLRRMALMADALSHSLLPGLAVGVMLFGLASSASLFCGALVAALLVALGSQLIARSSRVKEETALAVLFTLAFAAGIVLLKFARVQVELNHYLFGNILGLSNSDLWTTYGISFVTLPLLVLLQRPLFLMLFEPSVARTQGVPVAFLNYLLVTLLVLAMISSLQAVGVILALGLLVAPAATVYLFSDSCAALFWGGGLVGLFGSCTGLLVSYWLNLPAGACIVLLLGLMFFAAYLFSPKYGVLHRFIHGRHLHGESLARWQDSQGHHH